In Chitinophaga oryzae, the sequence CACAAACGCTGAACAATAAATTCCTCTTCATTAAAGAAGGCAGCGGCAACTACCTGGAGATGGTGACCACCCACACCCAACCGGTGGTGTTACTGAAAACAGGTAAGAAACGCAGTCCTGAAGAAGAAGAGATCGATCTCTCCGAATTCGTGGAAGTAACCGGCTGGAGGACAGTAGGTACCCGTATTGCAGGAGATGACCTGATCAGTGCCGAGTTGTTGTCTGAAGATGAAGATCCGGACCCTAACGAGGATACACAGGTACAGGGAGAGCTGTTCTGATTTGGAGATTTTTTGATTTGCGATTTTTTGATTTTACGAATAAAAGAGCGAAGACCAAAGCGATTTAATTTAGTCGCTTCGGTCTTCGCTTTTATCATCTTATGAAATCAATAAATCGTAAATCAAAAAATCCGTAAATCCCTATTGTTTCTTTTTGCCTTGTTTGTTGGTACTCTCTGCTTCAAAGTCCTCCATTGACCGCGGGTTGGTCATACTTTTCTTTTTCTGGTCCAGCGGTTGCGGTACAGGAGCGCCTTTACCCTGGGGAATAGCGTCATGGAATACTTTGTTGACATGCATCCATTTGCCGCCTTTCCATTTAAAACCTTCATAGTCCATGTCGGACACATAGGTGTATTTTTTTGCCGGCTCGTTGGTTTCGGACACGAGGTGATCAAACACGATCATATCCAGTTCCTTGTTGTAGTTGAGCGTAGCGGTACTTTCTTTTTTGTACTCCATAATAAAACGGTTCCGGGTGGGTTTGGGGACGGAGTCCTCCGCGTAGCTGAAGAATGCGCCGCCAAAAACCGGTGCGCCGTTTTTAAAGGTAAGCATATCCACAATTTTTTTCTGGCTGCGGGGATTATTGGCATCCCAGCCGAAGAGGGTGTAGTACTCCTGGTTGAAGTAGTGGCGTTGCACGATGTTGTAATACAAACAGCCGTACCAGGCTTTGTTACCGGCGATGGTATCCGTATTGGTGATATAGTCGGACACATCAAACAGCGGGAACAGTTTCAGCTGGCCATCGGGCGTGTTCATCTGGATAGCGCCATAGTGGCGGTAAAAGCCGGTTTCCCTTTCCAGTGCCCAGCTGAAGATGCGGAAGCTGCTGTCTTGCGGATATTGTATAGAGACGGTATGCAGGGAGTCGAACGGGAACCGGAAAGACCAGGGTGTTTTAAGGGCCCGTACCAGCGCGGGGATAAACTGTTCTGTGGCAGCTTCCCGGCCGGCATCGCCTTTTCCGGCGAAGATCTCCCGGCTGAGCTGCTGCAGGGTGTCCTGATCTTTCCGCAGGCGTGCGTAGCCGGCGGCGTCAGGTCGTTGCGCCCAAATACCAGCGACGGGTACGAGGAATAGCAGTGACAGTATTATTTTTTTTATCATATCTATAATACGGTTCAGGCTTTAAATTATTGTATGTCTTGTGCAAACCGCAGCAGGTCGGGATATTTTTTATCGATCAGCGGGTGGGGGAAAGGAGTGTCCGGCAGGGTGGTGGCAATGAATACGGTTTGCATGCCCGCATTACGGCCAAACTGCATATCGCTCAGTGTATTCCCGGCCATAAGGGCTTTGCTGAAATCAATGTCCGGGAAATCGTTTTTTGCCCGGTGGGCCATACCGGCGTTGGGTTTGCGGCATGGGCTATTGCTTTCCACGTCGGGACAGAAATAGATTTTGTCGATGCGTCCGCCGGCTTGCCGGATGGTATCCAGCATTTGTGCGTGGATTTCCTGTAAGCCCTCTACGGTGAGCAGCCCGCGTCCGATGCAGCGCTGGTTGGTGACCACAAAGATGCGTTCAAAGCGTTGGGCCAGCAGGGGCATGGCTTCGAGCACTCCTTCACTGAAGCGGAACATACCGGGGTGAAGCACATACCCGTCTTTAATTTCATCGTTGATAACACCGTCCCGGTCAAGAAAGAGATACATATCTATATTTTGGAAAAATGAGCGATAGCCTTGTTATAGTCCTCCGGGATACCGATATCGATGAAATAGGTATCGCTGATATAGCCGTTGAGGTTACCCTGTGCGGCCTGTGGTTCCAGGACGGTTTGTTCAAAGGAGAATTTCACCGGGAGGGACAGGCTTTGGAGGAAGGAGGCGCTGGTAAGGTAGATGCCGCCGTTGATCAGGCCGTTATCGCAATATTGTTTTTCGCGGAAGGCGGCTATTTTGTTTTCAGCGCCCAGCACGATGCTGCCATAGCGGTCGAATTGCTGCATGGGCTTCAGCGCCAGGGTTACCGGGCAGGGAGCGTTGCGGTTGAACCGCACCATTTGCAGCAGGTCCACATCGAAGAAGGTGTCACCGTTAACGATGAACAGCTGATCGCCTTCCAGCAGGGGGAGGGCGTGCAGGATGCCGCCGCCGGTGCCGAGGGGTTCCTGTTCCACGCTGAAAGACACCCTTAGTGGCAGCGGTGTTTGCCGGCACCAGGCGATCACCTGTTCAGACAGGTAGCCGAGCGACAGCACCACATGGCGTATGCCTTGCTGGTGCAGGTATTGTAAAAGGAAATACAGAAAAGGTTTATCGCCGATGGGCGCCATGCATTTGGGTTTGTCTGCTACGGCGCTGCGCAGGCGGGTTCCCAGGCCTCCGGCCAGTACAATACATTCCATACTCATTCGCCGAAGAGGTTGTTTTCCACGATTTCGCAGATGATATGTCCTACGGTGATATGGGCTTCCTGGATACGGGGCGTATCAGTGGAAGGTATATTGATCAGGTAGTCGCATGCATCTTTCATTTTGCCGCCGGTGGCGCCTGTCATTCCCACGATGGTCATGCCTTTTTCCCGGGCCACTTTCATGGCTTCGAGGATGTTGGCGGAGTTGCCGGAAGTGGAAAGGGCTACCAGCACATCGCCGGGTTGTCCCATGCCGCGCAGCATGCGGGCGTATACGTGTTCATAGCCATAGTCGTTGCCTACAGCGGTCATATAGGAAGTATTGCAGTGCAGGGCTTCTGCATAGAGCGGCTCACGGTCTTTATAGAAGCGGCCGGAGAATTCCGCAGCGAGGTGCTGCGCATCGGCAGCGCTGCCGCCGTTGCCGCAGAACAGTACTTTATGGCCCTGTTTCAGGCTGAGGCCGATCGTTTCCGCTACCTGCTGGATGGTATGTAACAGCCGTTCATCCTGACAGATAGCCTCTTTCACAGCGATGCTTTCACGGATGGTCCGGGCGATTTTCGTTTTCATATCGGAATGTTTTAAGGTCAGATACTCCAGGTTTGAATACCATGATGGGTGAAGGTATAACGTTTTACATCGCCGCCAAAGCTGTTGAGGGCGTCTACTACTTTAAAACGGGTGTTTTTAGGACAGTAGAAGATCATGAAGCCGCCACCGCCGGCGCCGGAGATTTTACCGCCGCTGGCGCCTGCTTTGCGGGCCGCTTCGTAGATCTCGTCGAGCTGTGGGTTGGTGATCCCTTTGGCCATCTGTTTTTTGTATTCGAAGCCGTAATTGAGGATGTCTCCTATTTTATCGATGGTACCGCGCAGCAGGGCTTCTTTCATCATCACGGCCTGTTCCTTGAGGTGGTGCATGGCAGCGATAGAGTCGTCCTTTTTGTCGGTCACATTTTTCTGTTGTTCGGAGATGATGGTGGAAGACAGCCTGCTGGTAGATGTATAAAACAACACAAGATTGTTTTCCAGTTCATGCAGGTGTACTTCTTTGATGCGCAGCGGGTTGACGATGACTTTATCGCCGCCGTAGAACTCCATGAAGTTAACGCCGCCGAAGGTGGCAGCGTACTGGTCCTGCTTGCCGCCTGCCTGTTGCAGGTCTTCCCGCTCAATAGAGTAGGCGAGGTGGGCCATGTCATATTCTCCCAGCGGCAGTTTGAGCCATTCGGCGAAAGCGCCGAGCACGGCTACCACGAGGGTGGAGGAGGTGCCGAGGCCGGAGCCGGGGGGCGCGTCCACGTAGGTGGTGAGCCGGAAGCCGCAGGAGGGCAGGCCGCCATAGTCTTTATGTATCCTGTTGATAACGCCTTTGAGGATATCCAGCTTGCCGTCTAACGGCAGCGGGTATACGGCGTCGTAACTGAGTTGTTCTCTTCTGTCGGCAGATTCAAAAACAATTTTGCCGTCGGTCAGCGGTTCTATGGAAGCGCGGGCATACAACGAGATGGTGGCGTTGAGGATGGCGCCGCCATACAGGTCGGAATACGGGCTTACATCGGTGCCGCCACCGGCCAGGCCTATACGTAATGGTGCTTTACTTCTGTAGATCAATGGTTTAAATTTTTAGGCTGATGATCAGCTTTCTGCTAATGTATGAATTTCCCGGGCGAGGCGTGACCAGGAATATTGTTGTTTTTCCTGTTGCAGGGCCGCAGTCATATCTGCCTCGCGGTTGTCCAAGAAATATTTTTCGATGGCGGCGGCGATAGCGGCAGGTTCCGGATCGCACTGGAAGCCTACAACGCCGTCGGGCACCATTTCCACGAGGCCGCCCACGCGGGTGACTACCATTGGTTTTTCAAAATGGTAGGCGATCTGTGAGATACCGCTCTGGGTGGCGCTTTTATAGGGCTGTACCACCAGGTCGGCGGCGCAGAAATAGTTTTTTACGGCATCTGTCGGGATAAAGTCGGTATGCATCAGCACACGGTCGCCCAGTTGCAGTTCCTGCAGCAGTTGCTGGTAGGGGGCGGCGTCTTCATAATATTCACCGGCCACGATAGCGTGGACGTCCAGCTTTTTCATGCGTTCGTCGGCCATTGCTTTCAGCAGCAGGTCGAGGCCTTTATACTGGCGGATAAAGCCGAAGAAAAGGATGTAGCGTTTGCCGGGCTGCAGCTGCAGCCGCTGGCGTGCTTCCGCTTTGGAGATGGGGGTGCCGTAGTTATCGTAGATCGGGTGGGGGATGAGCGATGCCTTTTTGGTGGGCTCAAATACCCGCAGATCATCGAGTACGGACTGGCTCATGGCGATGAAAGCATCTACCGGCTTCAGGAAGTATTTGGTAAAAGCCACGTCGCCGGGGCGTTTTTCGTGCGGCACCACGTTGTCCAGTACGGCAATCACCTTGGTATTGCGGCTTTTGCCCAGCCGGAGCAGTGTGCCCAGCGAGGGGCCCATGACGGGCAACCAGTATTTGGAGATGATGATGTCTGGTTTCATTTTCCGGATCTTGCGCCCAACGATCAGCCAGTTGAGGGGATTCACGGAATTGATGAGCCTTTTTATCCGCAGGTGTTGCGGCGGCGGGTCGGTGGAATACTGGCTTTTGCCGGGAAACAGGAAGCCGGGATATTGCACGGTGAAAGTGAATATTTCCACGTCGTCTGTCAGCTGCAGCTCTTCTGCCAGTCTTTCATTATAAGCAGCCAGCCCACCCCGGAAGGGATAGGCTGTGCCGAGTATGAGCACTTTCATAAAATTACGAATTACGAATTACGAATTACGAATTAGGATTTTCGAATGATGAAGGGGCTGTAACAAAAAACAGGCCCTTAATTCGTAACTCGTAATTCGTAATTCGTAATTTACTTTGATTTGTCCATTCTTGCCTCCACGAGGTAGCTGTTTCTTTCGGGAGCGTTACGGGTGACCAGTTCGCCGATAAATCCGGTAAGGAACAGCTGTGAACCGATGATCATAAACAGGAGGGCGAGGTAAAATACCGGCCTGTCTGTCATGTTATATTTATCATAGAATATTTTGGCGAAGGCAAGGTAGAAGGCGATCACAAAACCGAAGAAGAAGAACAGGGTGCCCAATGCGCCGAAGAGGTGCATGGGACGTTTGCCGAACTTGCCGATGAACATGATGGAGGCGAGGTCGAGGAAGCCGTTGATAAAACGTTCCAGCCCGAACTTGCTGACGCCGTATTTACGGGCGCGGTGTTCCACTACTTTTTCGCCGATGTTGCGGAAGCCGTTCCATTTGGCGATCACTGGGATGTAGCGGTGCATTTCGCCATATACTTCGATGGATTTGATGACTTTCCTGCGGTAGGACTTGAGGCCGCAGTTCATATCGTGCAATTTTACGCCACTCATGCGGGTGGTGGTGTAGTTGTACAGTTTGGACGGCAGGTTTTTGGTGAAAGCATTATCGTAACGTTTCTTTTTCCAGCCGCTGACCAGGTCATAACCATCTTCCACGATCATGCGGTACAGTTCCGGTATTTCATCCGGGCTGTCCTGCAGGTCGGCGTCCATGGTGATCACCACATCGCCCTGGGCGGCATTGAAGCCTTCGTTGAGGGCGGCGGACTTACCATAGTTGCGCTGGAATTTGATGCCTTTGATACAGTGGTTTTGCATAGCCAGTTGCTGGATCACTTCCCAGGAACCATCGGTGCTGCCATCGTCCACCATCCATACTTCGTAGGTGAAACGATGTTCCTGCATGACCCGGTCTATCCAGGCGGCCAGTTCAGGAAGTGATTCTTCTTCGTTTTTTAAAGGAACGATTACGGATATGTTCATTTTTATAGAATAGTATTATGAATGTTTTTGCTCCGGCGCTTTTTTACGCAGGATCAGCGCAATGATAGCGGATACAGCAAAATAAAAGATCACGTTTCTCAGGTAATCGAGGAAGGACTTGGAAAAGCTTACTGAAAAGTCAGTG encodes:
- a CDS encoding GHMP family kinase ATP-binding protein gives rise to the protein MIYRSKAPLRIGLAGGGTDVSPYSDLYGGAILNATISLYARASIEPLTDGKIVFESADRREQLSYDAVYPLPLDGKLDILKGVINRIHKDYGGLPSCGFRLTTYVDAPPGSGLGTSSTLVVAVLGAFAEWLKLPLGEYDMAHLAYSIEREDLQQAGGKQDQYAATFGGVNFMEFYGGDKVIVNPLRIKEVHLHELENNLVLFYTSTSRLSSTIISEQQKNVTDKKDDSIAAMHHLKEQAVMMKEALLRGTIDKIGDILNYGFEYKKQMAKGITNPQLDEIYEAARKAGASGGKISGAGGGGFMIFYCPKNTRFKVVDALNSFGGDVKRYTFTHHGIQTWSI
- a CDS encoding glycosyltransferase family 2 protein; translation: MNISVIVPLKNEEESLPELAAWIDRVMQEHRFTYEVWMVDDGSTDGSWEVIQQLAMQNHCIKGIKFQRNYGKSAALNEGFNAAQGDVVITMDADLQDSPDEIPELYRMIVEDGYDLVSGWKKKRYDNAFTKNLPSKLYNYTTTRMSGVKLHDMNCGLKSYRRKVIKSIEVYGEMHRYIPVIAKWNGFRNIGEKVVEHRARKYGVSKFGLERFINGFLDLASIMFIGKFGKRPMHLFGALGTLFFFFGFVIAFYLAFAKIFYDKYNMTDRPVFYLALLFMIIGSQLFLTGFIGELVTRNAPERNSYLVEARMDKSK
- a CDS encoding nucleotidyltransferase family protein; translated protein: MSMECIVLAGGLGTRLRSAVADKPKCMAPIGDKPFLYFLLQYLHQQGIRHVVLSLGYLSEQVIAWCRQTPLPLRVSFSVEQEPLGTGGGILHALPLLEGDQLFIVNGDTFFDVDLLQMVRFNRNAPCPVTLALKPMQQFDRYGSIVLGAENKIAAFREKQYCDNGLINGGIYLTSASFLQSLSLPVKFSFEQTVLEPQAAQGNLNGYISDTYFIDIGIPEDYNKAIAHFSKI
- a CDS encoding D-glycero-alpha-D-manno-heptose-1,7-bisphosphate 7-phosphatase produces the protein MYLFLDRDGVINDEIKDGYVLHPGMFRFSEGVLEAMPLLAQRFERIFVVTNQRCIGRGLLTVEGLQEIHAQMLDTIRQAGGRIDKIYFCPDVESNSPCRKPNAGMAHRAKNDFPDIDFSKALMAGNTLSDMQFGRNAGMQTVFIATTLPDTPFPHPLIDKKYPDLLRFAQDIQ
- a CDS encoding D-sedoheptulose-7-phosphate isomerase, translated to MKTKIARTIRESIAVKEAICQDERLLHTIQQVAETIGLSLKQGHKVLFCGNGGSAADAQHLAAEFSGRFYKDREPLYAEALHCNTSYMTAVGNDYGYEHVYARMLRGMGQPGDVLVALSTSGNSANILEAMKVAREKGMTIVGMTGATGGKMKDACDYLINIPSTDTPRIQEAHITVGHIICEIVENNLFGE
- a CDS encoding glycosyltransferase, whose protein sequence is MKVLILGTAYPFRGGLAAYNERLAEELQLTDDVEIFTFTVQYPGFLFPGKSQYSTDPPPQHLRIKRLINSVNPLNWLIVGRKIRKMKPDIIISKYWLPVMGPSLGTLLRLGKSRNTKVIAVLDNVVPHEKRPGDVAFTKYFLKPVDAFIAMSQSVLDDLRVFEPTKKASLIPHPIYDNYGTPISKAEARQRLQLQPGKRYILFFGFIRQYKGLDLLLKAMADERMKKLDVHAIVAGEYYEDAAPYQQLLQELQLGDRVLMHTDFIPTDAVKNYFCAADLVVQPYKSATQSGISQIAYHFEKPMVVTRVGGLVEMVPDGVVGFQCDPEPAAIAAAIEKYFLDNREADMTAALQQEKQQYSWSRLAREIHTLAES